A window of Coregonus clupeaformis isolate EN_2021a chromosome 28, ASM2061545v1, whole genome shotgun sequence contains these coding sequences:
- the LOC121580056 gene encoding uncharacterized protein LOC121580056 isoform X1, with translation MNKRVKTTASTGPPLPLSSLRLLVSPLRLMYSFVWHVVNQRNVMHYGKVEEFVTVVTEAVPKLLSYKQRAQLILGLRARMILEMFRKDCPPNPQAIQRLLGKMNISASTGQQDAEVEESQANFVALVQTLLKNPYERKHFFQEEFHTQYGSKYDTALQALVGGLVFRLEQLLSVPDLSQIASMISAAPSDLEECGQSVSDPEQLKILLQHQNQLNKTQFNKNGPPLPLSSLRLLVSPLRLMYSFVWHVVNQRNVMHYGKVEEFVTVVTEAVPKLMSYKQRAQLILGLRARMILELFRKDPPNPQDIQCLLEKMNMLGQQDAEVEESQANFVALVQTLLKNPYERKHFFQEEFHTQYGSKYDTALQALVGGLVLRLERLLSVPDLSQIASIISAAPSDLEECGQSVSDPEHLKILLQHQNLQNKIQFVPVTSSVGDCVLSSLSFRLACGMQFMQTDFVEPAESLEAALSIMSPASFSDLEDLGIISDESDNAGAVTTVEREEQNARDNGGGVKNSVIDSEEHSALPKNDVVSPTPQSVSRPVGGAPTLESMLPTERHKELVTLMNTFITVASPSHSVIPATVTNGNQPDNQPVELASVHQWVSHIASNSISLPSLPPLPQNNDVDKEIRSGNTCLGSSVVIGGQETEANLFEKAVLRRRRAPKPQRITVPSKRKIPEATIICQECGKSFVYLSQLENHLRIHTGEKPFKCIECGRAFRSLGYMTNHMKNHSEARPFKCDECDKGFRKKADLKKHEPIHMGAKPHKCTICGKGFTQAFYCRIHIESHASENNFPCTHCQKRFPTQYKLSVHERWHTMERPFICEHCGMRFFHPSGLKRHMGYHIGNRPFLCAQCGRTFVYEFDLKKHQRDHGPKPKIPCPVCQKVFGSNGLIKAHMFTHTSVKPYRCDICDKTFKQSSSLSSHKRLHTGERPYHCDVCGKTYKLNQHLKEHIIIHHTEEGHPCDQCGKVFKLPRLLKAHERLHSGERSEQTRKYSHTSRRRRHSSKRS, from the exons ATGAACAAACGAGTCAAAACTACTGCCAGTACGG GCCCCCCACTTCCTCTCTCGTCTTTGCGACTCTTGGTTTCTCCCCTGCGGCTGATGTATTCATTTGTGTGGCATGTGGTGAATCAACGAAATGTGATGCACTATGGGAAGGTCGAGGAGTTTGTAACTGTGGTGACTGAAGCAGTTCCAAAGTTGCTGAGTTACAAACAGAGGGCTCAACTCATCCTGGGCCTGAGAGCCAGG ATGATCTTGGAGATGTTCCGCAAGGATTGTCCACCTAACCCTCAGGCCATCCAACGTCTCCTGGGAAAGATGAACATCAGTGCGTCCACAGGG CAGCAAGATGCGGAAGTGGAGGAGTCGCAGGCTAACTTTGTGGCACTGGTCCAAACCCTTCTAAAAAATCCTTATGAGAGGAAGCACTTCTTCCAG GAGGAGTTCCATACACAGTATGGCTCTAAGTATGACACAGCACTGCAGGCCCTTGTGGGAGGCTTGGTCTTCAGACTGGAACAACTGCTATCTGTGCCAGATCTCTCCCAG ATAGCATCTATgatcagtgctgccccctctgaCCTGGAGGAGTGTGGGCAGTCTGTGTCTGACCCTGAGCAGCTGAAGATCCTCCTCCAGCACCAGAACCAGCTAAATAAAACCCAGTTCAACAAAAATG GACCcccacttcctctctcctctttgcgACTCTTGGTTTCTCCCCTGCGGCTGATGTATTCATTTGTGTGGCATGTGGTGAATCAACGCAATGTGATGCACTATGGGAAGGTCGAGGAGTTTGTAACTGTGGTGACTGAAGCTGTTCCAAAGTTGATGAGTTACAAACAGAGGGCTCAACTCATCCTGGGCCTGAGAGCAAGG ATGATCTTGGAGTTGTTCCGCAAGGACCCACCCAACCCTCAGGACATCCAATGTCTCCTGGAAAAGATGAATATGTTGGGG CAGCAAGATGCAGAAGTGGAGGAGTCGCAGGCTAACTTTGTGGCGCTGGTCCAAACCCTGCTGAAAAACCCTTATGAGAGGAAGCACTTCTTCCAG GAGGAGTTCCATACACAGTATGGTTCCAAGTATGACACAGCACTGCAGGCCCTTGTGGGAGGCTTGGTTCTCAGACTGGAACGACTGCTATCTGTGCCAGATCTCTCCCAG ATAGCCTCCATtatcagtgctgccccctctgaCCTGGAGGAGTGTGGACAGTCTGTGTCTGACCCTGAGCACCTGAAGATCCTCCTCCAGCACCAGAACCTGCAAAATAAGATTCAGTTTG TACCTGTCACGTCCTCTGTAGGGGACTGTGTGCTGTCCTCGCTGTCCTTCCGCTTAGCCTGTGGAATGCAGTTCATGCAGACAGATTTTGTCGAGCCAGCAGAATCATTAGAAGCCGCTCTAAGCATCATGAGCCCTGCCTCCTTCAGTGACTTGGAGGATCTGGGAATAATATCAGATGAGTCGGACAATGCTGGAGCAGTAACTACtgtggagagagaagagcagaatGCCAGGGATAACGGAGGTGGGGTGAAAAATTCAGTGATCGACAGTGAAGAACACAGTGCACTGCCAAAGAATGACGTAGTCTCACCTACTCCTCAAAGTGTTAGCAGGCCAGTGGGAGGGGCACCAACACTAGAGAGCATGCTTCCaacagagagacacaaagagcTTGTAACACTGATGAATACTTTCATCACCGTAGCTTCTCCTTCACATAGTGTCATCCCTGCCACGGTCACCAATGGGAACCAACCAGATAACCAGCCGGTCGAGCTAGCGAGTGTCCACCAGTGGGTCTCCCATATTGCAAGTAACTCTATCTCGCTCCCTTCCTTGCCACCCCTTCCACAAAACAATGATGTAGACAAGGAGATCCGGTCAGGTAACACATGTCTTGGAAGCAGTGTGGTAATTGGGGGTCAGGAAACAGAAGCCAATCTCTTTGAGAAGGCTGTTCTCCGAAGGAGACGGGCGCCCAAGCCACAAAGAATAACGGTACCCTCGAAAAGGAAAATCCCTGAGGCAACCATCATTTGCCaggagtgtgggaagagttttgtctATCTGTCTCAGCTTGAAAATCACCTCcgcattcacacaggagagaaaccttttaAGTGCATTGAGTGTGGCAGGGCCTTCAGGTCTTTAGGATACATGACCAATCATATGAAAAATCACTCTGAAGCACGGCCATTTAAGTGTGATGAGTGTGACAAGGGCTTTCGGAAAAAGGCTGACCTGAAGAAGCATGAGCCCATCCACATGGGTGCGAAACCACACAAATGCACCATCTGCGGAAAGGGCTTCACCCAAGCATTCTATTGCAGAATACACATTGAGTCTCATGCAAGTGAAAATAACTTTCCCTGCACTCATTGTCAGAAGAGATTCCCAACCCAATACAAGCTGTCTGTCCACGAGCGCTGGCACACCATGGAGCGCCCGTTCATCTGTGAGCATTGTGGAATGCGCTTCTTTCATCCCAGTGGGCTGAAGAGGCACATGGGCTATCACATTGGGAACCGCCCGTTTCTGTGTGCCCAGTGTGGAAGGACTTTTGTTTATGAATTTGACCTGAAGAAACACCAAAGGGACCATGGCCCCAAGCCCAAGATCCCATGCCCTGTCTGCCAGAAGGTGTTTGGCAGCAACGGACTCATTAAGGCCCACATGTTTACGCACACCTCTGTAAAACCTTACAGATGTGACATATGtgacaagacctttaaacagagcAGCAGCTTGAGCAGTCACAAACGGCTGCACACGGGTGAACGCCCTTACCACTGCG
- the LOC121580056 gene encoding zinc finger protein 135 isoform X4, whose product MNKRVKTTASTGPPLPLSSLRLLVSPLRLMYSFVWHVVNQRNVMHYGKVEEFVTVVTEAVPKLLSYKQRAQLILGLRARMILEMFRKDCPPNPQAIQRLLGKMNISASTGQQDAEVEESQANFVALVQTLLKNPYERKHFFQEEFHTQYGSKYDTALQALVGGLVFRLEQLLSVPDLSQIASMISAAPSDLEECGQSVSDPEQLKILLQHQNQLNKTQFNKNVPLTSSVGDCVLSSLSFRLACGMPSMEPDFDEPSESLEATLSVMNPASFSDLEDLGLMSDDSPHAGEDSTVEREEDARGNGGGARTAVRDSEEENALPESAVVFSSPQGVSGLVGGTPSKGAPTVRSMLQTEGHQQLVSRMMSSSFNKASPSQIVKLVIPATVTNGNQPVNPPVEVASVHQWVSHIVSNSISLPSLPPLPQNNDVDKEIWSGDTCLGSSVVIGGQETEANLFEKAVIRRRRAPKPQRITVPSKRKIPEATIVCQECGKSFVYLSQLENHLRIHTGEKPFKCTECGRAFRSLGYMTTHMKNHSEARPFKCEECDKGFRKKADLKKHQLIHTGAKPHKCTICGKGFSQAFYCRIHIESHASENNFPCTHCPKRFPTQYKLSVHERWHTMERPFICEQCGMRFFHPSGLKRHMGYHIGNRPFLCAQCGKTFVYEFDLKKHQRDHGPKPKIPCPVCQKVFGSNGLIKAHMFTHTSVKPYRCDICDKTFKQSSSLSSHKRLHTGERPYHCDVCGKTYKLNQHLKEHIIIHHTDEGHPCDQCGKVFKLPRLLKAHERLHSGERSEQTRKYSHTSRRRRNSSKRS is encoded by the exons ATGAACAAACGAGTCAAAACTACTGCCAGTACGG GCCCCCCACTTCCTCTCTCGTCTTTGCGACTCTTGGTTTCTCCCCTGCGGCTGATGTATTCATTTGTGTGGCATGTGGTGAATCAACGAAATGTGATGCACTATGGGAAGGTCGAGGAGTTTGTAACTGTGGTGACTGAAGCAGTTCCAAAGTTGCTGAGTTACAAACAGAGGGCTCAACTCATCCTGGGCCTGAGAGCCAGG ATGATCTTGGAGATGTTCCGCAAGGATTGTCCACCTAACCCTCAGGCCATCCAACGTCTCCTGGGAAAGATGAACATCAGTGCGTCCACAGGG CAGCAAGATGCGGAAGTGGAGGAGTCGCAGGCTAACTTTGTGGCACTGGTCCAAACCCTTCTAAAAAATCCTTATGAGAGGAAGCACTTCTTCCAG GAGGAGTTCCATACACAGTATGGCTCTAAGTATGACACAGCACTGCAGGCCCTTGTGGGAGGCTTGGTCTTCAGACTGGAACAACTGCTATCTGTGCCAGATCTCTCCCAG ATAGCATCTATgatcagtgctgccccctctgaCCTGGAGGAGTGTGGGCAGTCTGTGTCTGACCCTGAGCAGCTGAAGATCCTCCTCCAGCACCAGAACCAGCTAAATAAAACCCAGTTCAACAAAAATG TACCTCTCACTTCCTCTGTGGGTGACTGTGTGCTGTCTTCGCTGTCCTTCCGCCTCGCCTGTGGAATGCCATCAATGGAGCCAGATTTTGACGAGCCATCAGAATCATTAGAAGCCACTCTAAGCGTCATGAACCCTGCCTCCTTCAGTGACTTGGAGGATCTGGGATTGATGTCAGATGACTCACCCCATGCTGGAGAAGATAGTactgtggagagagaagaggatgcCAGGGGTAACGGAGGTGGGGCGAGAACTGCAGTGCGTGACAGTGAAGAAGAGAATGCACTGCCAGAGAGCGCTGTGGTCTTCTCTAGTCCTCAAGGTGTTAGCGGACTGGTGGGAGGGACACCATCAAAAGGTGCACCAACAGTAAGGAGTATGCTGCAAACAGAGGGACACCAACAGCTTGTATCACGGATGATGAGTAGTTCCTTCAACAAAGCCTCTCCTTCACAGATAGTCAAATTAGTCATCCCTGCCACGGTCACCAATGGGAACCAACCGGTTAACCCACCAGTTGAAGTAGCGAGTGTCCACCAGTGGGTCTCCCATATTGTAAGTAACTCTATCTCACTCCCTTCCTTGCCACCCCTTCCACAAAACAATGATGTAGACAAGGAGATCTGGTCAGGTGACACATGTCTTGGAAGCAGTGTGGTAATTGGGGGTCAGGAAACAGAAGCCAATCTCTTTGAGAAGGCTGTTATCCGAAGGAGACGGGCACCCAAGCCACAAAGAATAACGGTACCCTCGAAAAGGAAAATCCCTGAGGCAACCATCGTTTGCCaggagtgtgggaagagttttgtctATCTGTCTCAGCTTGAAAATCACCTCcgcattcacacaggagagaaacctttcaAGTGCACTGAGTGTGGCAGGGCCTTCAGGTCCTTAGGATACATGACCACTCATATGAAAAATCACTCTGAAGCACGGCCATTTAAGTGTGAAGAGTGTGACAAGGGCTTTCGGAAAAAGGCTGACCTGAAGAAGCATCAGCTCATCCACACGGGTGCGAAACCACACAAATGCACCATCTGCGGAAAGGGCTTCAGCCAAGCATTCTATTGCAGAATACACATTGAGTCTCATGCAAGTGAAAATAACTTTCCCTGCACTCATTGTCCGAAGAGATTCCCAACCCAATACAAGCTGTCTGTCCACGAGCGCTGGCACACCATGGAGCGCCCGTTCATCTGTGAGCAGTGTGGGATGCGCTTCTTTCATCCCAGTGGGCTGAAGAGGCACATGGGCTATCACATTGGGAACCGCCCGTTTCTGTGTGCCCAGTGTGGAAAGACTTTTGTTTAtgagtttgacctgaagaaacaCCAAAGGGACCATGGCCCCAAGCCCAAGATCCCATGCCCTGTCTGCCAGAAGGTGTTTGGCAGCAACGGACTCATTAAGGCCCACATGTTTACGCACACCTCTGTAAAACCTTACAGATGTGACATATGtgacaagacctttaaacagagcAGCAGCTTGAGCAGTCACAAACGGCTGCACACGGGTGAACGCCCTTACCACTGCGACGTGTGTGGGAAGACATACAAGCTGAATCAGCACCTGAAGGAACACATAATTATCCACCACACGGATGAGGGGCACCCCTGTGACCAGTGTGGAAAGGTCTTCAAGTTACCACGTCTTCTAAAGGCGCATGAGCGGTTGCACTCAGGAGAGCGATCTGAGCAGACTAGAAAATACAGTCACACCAGCCGTCGCAGGAGAAATTCCTCCAAAAGGAGTTGA
- the LOC121580056 gene encoding uncharacterized protein LOC121580056 isoform X3, with protein sequence MTNTGPPLPLSSLRLLVSPLRLMYSFVWHVVNQRNVMHYGKVEEFVTVVTEAVPKLLSYKQRAQLILGLRARMILEMFRKDCPPNPQAIQRLLGKMNISASTGQQDAEVEESQANFVALVQTLLKNPYERKHFFQEEFHTQYGSKYDTALQALVGGLVFRLEQLLSVPDLSQIASMISAAPSDLEECGQSVSDPEQLKILLQHQNQLNKTQFNKNGPPLPLSSLRLLVSPLRLMYSFVWHVVNQRNVMHYGKVEEFVTVVTEAVPKLMSYKQRAQLILGLRARMILELFRKDPPNPQDIQCLLEKMNMLGQQDAEVEESQANFVALVQTLLKNPYERKHFFQEEFHTQYGSKYDTALQALVGGLVLRLERLLSVPDLSQIASIISAAPSDLEECGQSVSDPEHLKILLQHQNLQNKIQFVPVTSSVGDCVLSSLSFRLACGMQFMQTDFVEPAESLEAALSIMSPASFSDLEDLGIISDESDNAGAVTTVEREEQNARDNGGGVKNSVIDSEEHSALPKNDVVSPTPQSVSRPVGGAPTLESMLPTERHKELVTLMNTFITVASPSHSVIPATVTNGNQPDNQPVELASVHQWVSHIASNSISLPSLPPLPQNNDVDKEIRSGNTCLGSSVVIGGQETEANLFEKAVLRRRRAPKPQRITVPSKRKIPEATIICQECGKSFVYLSQLENHLRIHTGEKPFKCIECGRAFRSLGYMTNHMKNHSEARPFKCDECDKGFRKKADLKKHEPIHMGAKPHKCTICGKGFTQAFYCRIHIESHASENNFPCTHCQKRFPTQYKLSVHERWHTMERPFICEHCGMRFFHPSGLKRHMGYHIGNRPFLCAQCGRTFVYEFDLKKHQRDHGPKPKIPCPVCQKVFGSNGLIKAHMFTHTSVKPYRCDICDKTFKQSSSLSSHKRLHTGERPYHCDVCGKTYKLNQHLKEHIIIHHTEEGHPCDQCGKVFKLPRLLKAHERLHSGERSEQTRKYSHTSRRRRHSSKRS encoded by the exons GCCCCCCACTTCCTCTCTCGTCTTTGCGACTCTTGGTTTCTCCCCTGCGGCTGATGTATTCATTTGTGTGGCATGTGGTGAATCAACGAAATGTGATGCACTATGGGAAGGTCGAGGAGTTTGTAACTGTGGTGACTGAAGCAGTTCCAAAGTTGCTGAGTTACAAACAGAGGGCTCAACTCATCCTGGGCCTGAGAGCCAGG ATGATCTTGGAGATGTTCCGCAAGGATTGTCCACCTAACCCTCAGGCCATCCAACGTCTCCTGGGAAAGATGAACATCAGTGCGTCCACAGGG CAGCAAGATGCGGAAGTGGAGGAGTCGCAGGCTAACTTTGTGGCACTGGTCCAAACCCTTCTAAAAAATCCTTATGAGAGGAAGCACTTCTTCCAG GAGGAGTTCCATACACAGTATGGCTCTAAGTATGACACAGCACTGCAGGCCCTTGTGGGAGGCTTGGTCTTCAGACTGGAACAACTGCTATCTGTGCCAGATCTCTCCCAG ATAGCATCTATgatcagtgctgccccctctgaCCTGGAGGAGTGTGGGCAGTCTGTGTCTGACCCTGAGCAGCTGAAGATCCTCCTCCAGCACCAGAACCAGCTAAATAAAACCCAGTTCAACAAAAATG GACCcccacttcctctctcctctttgcgACTCTTGGTTTCTCCCCTGCGGCTGATGTATTCATTTGTGTGGCATGTGGTGAATCAACGCAATGTGATGCACTATGGGAAGGTCGAGGAGTTTGTAACTGTGGTGACTGAAGCTGTTCCAAAGTTGATGAGTTACAAACAGAGGGCTCAACTCATCCTGGGCCTGAGAGCAAGG ATGATCTTGGAGTTGTTCCGCAAGGACCCACCCAACCCTCAGGACATCCAATGTCTCCTGGAAAAGATGAATATGTTGGGG CAGCAAGATGCAGAAGTGGAGGAGTCGCAGGCTAACTTTGTGGCGCTGGTCCAAACCCTGCTGAAAAACCCTTATGAGAGGAAGCACTTCTTCCAG GAGGAGTTCCATACACAGTATGGTTCCAAGTATGACACAGCACTGCAGGCCCTTGTGGGAGGCTTGGTTCTCAGACTGGAACGACTGCTATCTGTGCCAGATCTCTCCCAG ATAGCCTCCATtatcagtgctgccccctctgaCCTGGAGGAGTGTGGACAGTCTGTGTCTGACCCTGAGCACCTGAAGATCCTCCTCCAGCACCAGAACCTGCAAAATAAGATTCAGTTTG TACCTGTCACGTCCTCTGTAGGGGACTGTGTGCTGTCCTCGCTGTCCTTCCGCTTAGCCTGTGGAATGCAGTTCATGCAGACAGATTTTGTCGAGCCAGCAGAATCATTAGAAGCCGCTCTAAGCATCATGAGCCCTGCCTCCTTCAGTGACTTGGAGGATCTGGGAATAATATCAGATGAGTCGGACAATGCTGGAGCAGTAACTACtgtggagagagaagagcagaatGCCAGGGATAACGGAGGTGGGGTGAAAAATTCAGTGATCGACAGTGAAGAACACAGTGCACTGCCAAAGAATGACGTAGTCTCACCTACTCCTCAAAGTGTTAGCAGGCCAGTGGGAGGGGCACCAACACTAGAGAGCATGCTTCCaacagagagacacaaagagcTTGTAACACTGATGAATACTTTCATCACCGTAGCTTCTCCTTCACATAGTGTCATCCCTGCCACGGTCACCAATGGGAACCAACCAGATAACCAGCCGGTCGAGCTAGCGAGTGTCCACCAGTGGGTCTCCCATATTGCAAGTAACTCTATCTCGCTCCCTTCCTTGCCACCCCTTCCACAAAACAATGATGTAGACAAGGAGATCCGGTCAGGTAACACATGTCTTGGAAGCAGTGTGGTAATTGGGGGTCAGGAAACAGAAGCCAATCTCTTTGAGAAGGCTGTTCTCCGAAGGAGACGGGCGCCCAAGCCACAAAGAATAACGGTACCCTCGAAAAGGAAAATCCCTGAGGCAACCATCATTTGCCaggagtgtgggaagagttttgtctATCTGTCTCAGCTTGAAAATCACCTCcgcattcacacaggagagaaaccttttaAGTGCATTGAGTGTGGCAGGGCCTTCAGGTCTTTAGGATACATGACCAATCATATGAAAAATCACTCTGAAGCACGGCCATTTAAGTGTGATGAGTGTGACAAGGGCTTTCGGAAAAAGGCTGACCTGAAGAAGCATGAGCCCATCCACATGGGTGCGAAACCACACAAATGCACCATCTGCGGAAAGGGCTTCACCCAAGCATTCTATTGCAGAATACACATTGAGTCTCATGCAAGTGAAAATAACTTTCCCTGCACTCATTGTCAGAAGAGATTCCCAACCCAATACAAGCTGTCTGTCCACGAGCGCTGGCACACCATGGAGCGCCCGTTCATCTGTGAGCATTGTGGAATGCGCTTCTTTCATCCCAGTGGGCTGAAGAGGCACATGGGCTATCACATTGGGAACCGCCCGTTTCTGTGTGCCCAGTGTGGAAGGACTTTTGTTTATGAATTTGACCTGAAGAAACACCAAAGGGACCATGGCCCCAAGCCCAAGATCCCATGCCCTGTCTGCCAGAAGGTGTTTGGCAGCAACGGACTCATTAAGGCCCACATGTTTACGCACACCTCTGTAAAACCTTACAGATGTGACATATGtgacaagacctttaaacagagcAGCAGCTTGAGCAGTCACAAACGGCTGCACACGGGTGAACGCCCTTACCACTGCG